In Sulfuracidifex metallicus DSM 6482 = JCM 9184, a single window of DNA contains:
- a CDS encoding metallophosphoesterase, with product MFFRKRDKIEKKNEKPIKILFASDLHASYVTYRKFLNAGLMYSVDVLVIGGDLAGKSLKPIVDMGNNKFEVDGNVYDEQGIAKVKKSMEDFGVYYVLMTREEVEEAKANPKKQDEYFRVAIKGTLRRWIEIAEEKYKGLETPIFVNLGNDDPEYMFDVLKESQRFKVGEKEIFDVKGHEFFSYGYVNPTPWNTFREKPEEDIYRDLKEITDKLSNPSGAIYNIHAPPYFTNLDNAPLLDKDLKPVVKGGEIQMSHVGSKSVRKIIEETSPLLGLHGHIHESRGFDRIGNTLVLNPGSEYNSGILHSYLIVVDPEQVKAYQFISG from the coding sequence ATCTTCTTCAGGAAAAGGGACAAGATAGAGAAGAAGAACGAGAAACCCATAAAGATACTGTTTGCGTCGGACCTTCATGCATCGTACGTAACTTACAGGAAATTTCTAAATGCTGGGTTAATGTACTCTGTCGATGTCCTAGTTATAGGTGGGGACTTGGCAGGAAAGAGCCTGAAGCCAATAGTTGATATGGGGAACAACAAGTTCGAAGTTGATGGGAACGTATACGACGAACAAGGTATAGCTAAGGTTAAAAAGTCCATGGAAGATTTTGGGGTTTACTATGTCTTGATGACGAGAGAAGAGGTAGAAGAAGCTAAGGCTAACCCTAAAAAACAGGATGAATATTTCAGAGTAGCAATTAAGGGTACACTTAGAAGATGGATTGAAATTGCAGAGGAAAAATACAAGGGATTAGAAACTCCCATTTTCGTTAACTTGGGCAATGACGATCCGGAATACATGTTCGATGTCCTGAAGGAAAGTCAAAGATTCAAGGTAGGAGAGAAGGAAATATTTGATGTCAAAGGTCACGAGTTCTTCTCATATGGCTATGTTAATCCTACACCGTGGAACACGTTCAGGGAGAAGCCTGAAGAAGATATATACAGAGATCTAAAGGAAATAACAGATAAATTGTCGAATCCTTCAGGTGCTATTTATAACATTCATGCACCTCCATACTTCACTAATCTTGATAACGCACCACTTTTGGATAAAGATCTGAAACCTGTAGTTAAAGGAGGAGAGATTCAGATGTCTCACGTTGGTTCTAAATCGGTAAGGAAAATTATCGAGGAAACGTCGCCTCTTCTAGGTCTTCACGGTCATATTCATGAGTCTAGGGGTTTTGACAGGATTGGAAACACTTTAGTTCTCAATCCTGGGAGCGAGTACAATTCTGGGATACTCCACAGTTATCTAATAGTTGTTGACCCTGAACAAGTTAAGGCTTATCAGTTTATATCTGGTTAG
- a CDS encoding CBS domain-containing protein has product MLLEVIKIANKAPISINKNATVRDAAKKMRENNISSLIVEGDSHEVIGILTERDITRAVSNNDINKPVEAYATKQVKGITEDTSIEDALLIMIENGIRHLPIMDKESGRIKGIVSIRDLVNSLLDQHYLQYGKNASEVKGSGYVCPVCGSEIDEYGYCNCGTGSG; this is encoded by the coding sequence ATGTTATTGGAAGTCATTAAAATAGCCAACAAGGCTCCCATTTCGATTAACAAAAACGCTACAGTTAGGGATGCAGCTAAGAAAATGAGGGAAAATAATATTAGTTCTTTGATCGTTGAAGGTGACTCACATGAGGTAATAGGTATACTAACTGAAAGGGATATTACTAGGGCAGTTAGTAATAACGACATAAATAAGCCAGTAGAAGCTTATGCAACTAAGCAAGTAAAGGGTATAACAGAAGATACTTCAATAGAAGACGCGTTGTTAATAATGATTGAAAACGGGATTAGACATTTACCTATAATGGATAAGGAAAGCGGAAGAATTAAGGGTATAGTATCAATAAGGGATCTGGTTAATTCTCTTCTAGACCAACATTACTTGCAGTACGGCAAGAATGCTAGTGAGGTTAAAGGCAGTGGATATGTATGTCCAGTTTGTGGCTCAGAAATTGATGAATATGGATATTGTAACTGTGGAACTGGTTCAGGCTAA
- a CDS encoding nucleoside hydrolase gives MQVDKYLFRKRETPTLIDSDTASDDTTAITLASALTNLKAITVVAGNVKFENEIKNAIFTKEYLSLNVPIYAGSRRPLLGIWRTVEEVHGTHGMGNINQIEVKGSVENEFASDAIISLARKYQGELEVFAVSPLTNLALAFLKEPTLPSLIKKIWIMGGAFSRGNTSPLAEFNFWTDPESAQIVLNAGFDITIVPWEVTEESAIVYDDEWEEIKSLGTRRSYLFIKANEIMREFSKSKEGLDGSVHPDSLTVSISYDNSIAVKTSKFYVNVETCGMSRGGMLVDWYNMTGNKPNAEIVLKADREKFVKLLISVLSA, from the coding sequence ATGCAAGTTGATAAATACTTGTTTAGAAAGCGTGAAACTCCAACTCTAATAGACTCAGATACTGCTAGCGATGATACAACTGCAATAACCTTAGCCTCAGCTTTAACAAACCTCAAGGCTATAACAGTTGTTGCTGGCAATGTAAAATTTGAAAATGAAATAAAAAATGCAATATTTACTAAAGAGTATCTGAGTCTGAACGTTCCCATTTACGCTGGGAGCAGGCGTCCTTTGCTAGGAATATGGAGAACTGTTGAGGAAGTTCATGGTACTCATGGCATGGGCAATATTAACCAGATAGAAGTAAAAGGAAGCGTCGAAAATGAGTTCGCGTCAGACGCTATCATCTCACTTGCTAGGAAATATCAGGGAGAGCTTGAGGTTTTTGCAGTATCTCCTCTTACCAATCTGGCATTAGCCTTCTTGAAAGAACCTACTTTGCCTTCCTTAATAAAAAAGATATGGATTATGGGAGGAGCGTTCTCTCGAGGGAATACTTCTCCTCTAGCGGAATTCAACTTCTGGACTGATCCAGAATCCGCGCAGATAGTTCTCAATGCTGGTTTCGATATAACGATCGTGCCTTGGGAGGTTACAGAAGAAAGCGCTATAGTTTACGACGATGAATGGGAAGAAATAAAAAGTTTAGGAACAAGGAGATCATATCTTTTCATTAAGGCTAATGAAATAATGAGAGAATTCTCTAAATCTAAAGAAGGCTTAGACGGCAGTGTTCACCCAGACTCCCTTACCGTCTCTATTTCATATGACAATAGTATCGCAGTAAAGACATCAAAGTTCTACGTTAATGTTGAGACGTGTGGAATGTCAAGAGGAGGGATGCTTGTAGATTGGTACAATATGACAGGAAATAAGCCCAATGCAGAAATAGTGCTCAAGGCAGATAGGGAGAAATTCGTCAAATTGCTTATTTCTGTTCTTTCAGCTTAG
- a CDS encoding Fur family transcriptional regulator produces the protein MSEAIANELRKRGLKVTPQRLAIMRIVQKQGHYNGEQIYEELKKTEPSISLSTVYNTLETLREAGLVNSFEINGMKWYEARVEPHANVYCVDKNEIIDMEVDASSIINDMRNKGAEVKNLNIVVYAECSKLKEQK, from the coding sequence ATGAGTGAAGCTATCGCCAATGAATTAAGAAAGAGAGGGCTAAAGGTAACTCCGCAGAGACTTGCAATAATGCGGATAGTACAGAAGCAGGGTCACTATAACGGAGAACAAATTTATGAGGAACTAAAGAAGACAGAACCGAGCATAAGTCTTTCAACCGTTTATAATACCTTAGAGACATTAAGGGAAGCTGGACTAGTCAACTCCTTTGAGATAAACGGAATGAAGTGGTACGAAGCTAGAGTAGAACCACATGCTAATGTATACTGTGTTGATAAAAACGAAATAATTGATATGGAGGTTGATGCGTCATCAATTATTAATGACATGAGAAACAAAGGTGCAGAAGTGAAAAACTTGAATATTGTTGTGTATGCGGAGTGTTCTAAGCTGAAAGAACAGAAATAA
- a CDS encoding MTH1187 family thiamine-binding protein, whose translation MARYLVDISVEPIGTSSTSLSKYVKIAFEVLKEKGLKYYPAPSMTTIELDDITTLGSLIKEINDRLEKEGVKRIVTIVKIDDRRDKENSIDHKLDVIKS comes from the coding sequence ATGGCTAGATATCTAGTAGATATTTCAGTCGAGCCTATTGGGACATCATCTACAAGTCTTTCGAAATATGTGAAAATAGCATTTGAAGTCCTTAAGGAAAAGGGTTTGAAGTATTATCCAGCGCCGTCAATGACTACCATTGAGCTGGATGATATAACAACTTTAGGTTCACTGATTAAGGAAATAAACGATAGGTTGGAAAAGGAGGGTGTAAAAAGGATAGTCACCATAGTAAAGATAGATGATAGAAGGGATAAAGAGAACTCAATAGATCATAAGCTAGATGTAATAAAAAGTTAG
- a CDS encoding CBS domain-containing protein: protein MGLVREPITVRPYDTLLQTLKVMITDYVPKAIVSDEKGQPLGIVTQKDILKFIYYHGEKRSFSSIRVSEFMQKEFISVKEGLDYLEAANIFESKKVPMLVITSQEGKIIGMIIKSDLAGFYASKIRGLHKVKDYMTKDPIVVSTTESVYEVFRLMVERNLGRVILNDSEGKVEGIITTTDMLFVAPFLRGKSETKVEDLMNPDPFVVYEDEDLASAAKLMATRKIKSVPVINDNGRAVGIITTSDIVKALTSESVREYLYEIKMYTTSF from the coding sequence ATGGGACTAGTTAGAGAACCTATTACGGTTAGACCTTACGATACGTTACTGCAAACACTTAAAGTAATGATTACGGATTACGTGCCGAAGGCTATAGTGTCAGATGAGAAAGGGCAACCGCTTGGAATAGTTACGCAAAAAGATATATTAAAGTTTATATATTACCATGGAGAGAAAAGATCTTTCTCTTCAATTAGGGTTTCGGAGTTCATGCAAAAGGAATTCATCTCCGTGAAAGAAGGTCTGGATTACCTAGAGGCAGCAAACATATTTGAATCCAAGAAGGTTCCAATGTTGGTCATTACTTCCCAAGAAGGCAAGATAATCGGAATGATAATTAAGAGCGACCTAGCTGGATTCTATGCAAGCAAGATTAGAGGTCTGCATAAAGTAAAGGATTACATGACTAAGGATCCTATTGTGGTCTCCACTACAGAATCCGTTTACGAGGTATTTAGGTTAATGGTAGAGAGAAACTTAGGCAGAGTGATCCTTAACGACTCTGAAGGAAAGGTTGAAGGAATAATCACTACTACTGATATGCTGTTTGTAGCACCGTTCCTAAGAGGAAAAAGTGAAACAAAAGTGGAAGACCTAATGAATCCAGATCCATTTGTTGTTTATGAGGACGAAGATCTAGCCTCTGCTGCTAAACTGATGGCCACGAGAAAAATAAAGAGCGTCCCAGTCATAAACGACAACGGCAGAGCTGTAGGAATAATTACAACATCAGACATAGTTAAGGCGTTAACCAGCGAAAGCGTAAGGGAGTACTTGTATGAAATAAAAATGTATACTACATCTTTCTAA
- a CDS encoding cation diffusion facilitator family transporter, with protein MEKTSIAFFTAFLSLFLVNLMDFSSLSLVEVIHAVGDLFVVLVSTRIVRDLNLRNGGFTYGLHRAEVFSVIMNVGIVLIGSLVAVIVSLEEVESSPFSYQLPLILGSFLAAFSVILANGRYGIKEHAVMDSINYIVGAFAGIVILFTNWNVLDPIIAIVLVIFNIYISIPILRHSYSILMERSPIDMAKVEEQLRQIDPSVHHLHVWAVCDHINAATLHLKANPDDRLEDLEKRRLKIEKVLKKYNINHVTVQFEINETDKATS; from the coding sequence ATGGAAAAGACGAGCATAGCTTTCTTTACAGCATTCCTTTCGCTTTTTCTAGTAAACCTGATGGACTTTTCATCTCTTTCTTTGGTTGAGGTTATACACGCCGTAGGGGATTTATTTGTGGTTTTAGTTTCGACCCGTATTGTTAGAGATCTTAACTTGAGGAATGGAGGATTCACTTATGGCTTACATAGGGCGGAAGTGTTTTCCGTTATAATGAACGTAGGAATAGTACTCATAGGGTCGTTGGTTGCAGTAATCGTTTCTTTAGAGGAGGTAGAGAGTTCTCCATTTAGTTATCAATTACCTTTGATTTTAGGTTCGTTTTTAGCTGCTTTTTCGGTAATTTTAGCAAATGGTAGGTACGGTATTAAAGAGCATGCAGTCATGGATTCGATTAACTATATAGTAGGTGCTTTTGCTGGTATTGTGATTCTATTTACTAATTGGAACGTTTTAGACCCTATCATTGCAATTGTCTTAGTAATTTTTAATATTTATATATCGATTCCTATACTGAGACATTCTTATTCCATTTTAATGGAAAGGTCCCCAATAGATATGGCTAAAGTTGAGGAACAACTTAGGCAAATAGACCCTTCAGTGCATCACCTTCATGTTTGGGCTGTCTGCGACCACATTAACGCGGCTACACTTCACCTAAAAGCAAATCCCGACGATCGCCTTGAAGATCTAGAAAAAAGACGATTAAAAATAGAAAAAGTATTAAAAAAATATAATATAAACCATGTAACAGTTCAGTTCGAGATCAACGAAACTGATAAGGCCACCAGTTAA
- the nurA gene encoding DNA double-strand break repair nuclease NurA codes for MIKEVYNSLVNNYLKIKKDLFAFSDKVSKETQEKIKDIWIEYLPKGADPKGTLAIDGGMFSKEVRTGVIFVVNAEAVTHDGEKTVPKDKMALVGAFKPGNDAKDMTGLTMEAMEIKLGILNPSPLILMDGSIRKKIGKKVDEKYAYLIDEIKSTTLSREIVSLNLEDEEKKKNSLMLENKLLISKLKETASTLWISKKSKSSDVFNSFYSDMTILELFTQMPGYTKPIIHQIDEKVTGGLRELDGLKGEYSTFYIRLNKGTMILRVDVFGRVTDREIENIMDKLSSDSIKGYPYPLIKAHTDVKVSKSDRTRIMNMIGRYNNTGVNWWPYQFR; via the coding sequence ATGATTAAGGAAGTATATAACAGCCTAGTCAACAACTACCTTAAAATAAAGAAGGATCTTTTTGCGTTCTCTGATAAAGTAAGCAAGGAAACACAGGAAAAAATTAAGGATATCTGGATCGAATACCTTCCTAAGGGAGCGGATCCTAAAGGAACCTTAGCAATAGACGGAGGGATGTTCTCAAAGGAAGTAAGAACAGGAGTAATATTCGTAGTAAATGCAGAAGCAGTCACCCACGACGGAGAAAAAACTGTACCTAAAGACAAGATGGCTTTAGTTGGTGCCTTCAAGCCAGGTAATGATGCAAAAGACATGACTGGACTTACCATGGAGGCAATGGAAATCAAATTGGGAATCTTAAACCCTTCCCCATTGATTTTAATGGACGGTAGCATTAGAAAGAAAATAGGTAAAAAGGTAGATGAAAAATATGCCTATTTAATAGATGAAATAAAAAGTACAACTTTAAGTAGGGAAATAGTTTCTTTAAATCTAGAAGATGAAGAGAAAAAGAAGAATTCTTTGATGTTAGAGAATAAGTTACTCATAAGCAAGCTAAAGGAAACTGCGAGTACGTTATGGATTTCCAAAAAGAGCAAATCATCTGATGTGTTTAATTCTTTTTACTCTGATATGACAATATTAGAACTCTTCACCCAAATGCCAGGCTATACTAAGCCTATAATTCATCAAATAGACGAGAAGGTAACCGGCGGCCTAAGGGAACTAGATGGATTGAAGGGAGAATATTCGACGTTTTATATTAGATTAAATAAAGGAACTATGATCCTTAGGGTAGACGTGTTCGGTAGAGTGACTGATAGGGAAATAGAAAACATAATGGACAAACTATCATCTGACTCCATAAAGGGGTATCCTTATCCTCTTATTAAAGCGCACACAGACGTTAAGGTATCAAAGAGCGACAGAACTAGAATAATGAACATGATTGGAAGGTATAACAACACTGGAGTTAACTGGTGGCCTTATCAGTTTCGTTGA